Sequence from the Bremerella volcania genome:
TTTTAAGCGGACACGTCTATTTTAGCGATTGGGCAAGCGGGGACTTTCCGAGGAAACTACCTGGAAAACGCTGATTGTTGACGCCGCTTGCGTCTATTAAACTGCAATCCCACTTCCCTCGGAACAGGCGTTACCCCCTTGTCTGCCTGTCTCTGATAATACGGTTCACCCAATCCTGCATCTGCACTAAAAAGTTCAACTATGTCCAACAAGACCTACCTCGCCGTCGATCTGGGCGCTTCCAGTGGTCGAGTTCTCGGTGGCCGATTCGATGGTACCAAGCTGGAACTCGAGGAAGTCCATCGTTTCGAGAATGGCCCCGTTGCCTTCGCAGGACATTTGCACTGGGATCTGTTAAAGCTCTGGCAGAACATCAAAGACGGCCTGACGGCTGCCGGTACGAAGTTTGGCCGAGACATCAGCAGCATTGGCGTCGATACGTGGGGGGTCGACTTTGCCCTTCTGGGACGCAACGACGAACTACTGGGTAATCCGTATCACTATCGCGATCCGCGCACCAATGGCATCTTCGAGCGCGCGTTTGCTAAGGTTAGCCGCGAAGCGATCTTCGCCGAGACCGGTCTTCAGTTCATGGAGATCAATACGCTGTACCAATTGATCGCCATGCGTGAGGCCAATAGTTCAATCCTGGACGCGGCACAACGCTTTCTGATGATGCCGGACATGTTCCACTGGCTGCTGACTGGGGAAAAAGGAAACGAGCTAACCAACGCCACTACCACGCAGTTGTTCAACCCGGTGACCAAAGAGTGGTCTCAGAAGCTGATTGACGGCTTCGATCTACCAGGGCACATCTTCGGCGACATCGTCGACCCAGGCACCGTCGTCGGTCCGCTTCGCGAAACGGTGCTCGAACAGATTGGTCTCAGTGGAACTAAAGTGGTGCGGCCAGGTACGCACGATACGGCTTCGGCCGTGGTGGCCGTGCCGGCGAAGAGTTCGCCAGGGCAGATGCCCAACTGGTGCTACATCTCCAGCGGAACATGGTCGTTGATGGGTGTCGAAACGCCTCATCCGATCATTAACAAGCAGTGCGCCGAGTTTAACTACACCAACGAAGGGGGCGTCTATGGGACGACGCGTCTGCTGAAAAACATTGCCGGACTGTGGCTGGTGCAGGAATGCCGCCGCATTTGGAAGCAAGGGGGCCACGAGTACGGCTACTCCGACCTGGTTCGCATGTCGCAGGAAGCCACGCCGCTGGCTTCATTCGTGAACCCAGACCATCCCGACTTTGCCGCGCCGCAGGACATGCCGGCCCAGCTTCGCGACTTCTGCAAGCGTACTGGTCAAATTGTGCCTGAGGCCGATGGTGCAGTCATTCGCTGCGTGCTGGAAAGCCTGGCCATGCGTTACCGCGTGGTGCATCGCAAGCTGCAAGACCTGACCGGTACCCAAATCGATACCATTCACATCGTGGGTGGTGGAACGCAGAATCAGCTGCTGTGTCAGATGGCCGCCGACGCATGCAACTGCCAGGTGGTTGCCGGGCCGGTCGAAGCGACCGCGATCGGTAATCTCATGCTGCAAGCGGTTGCCTCAGGCGACATAGGCAGCCTGGCCGAGGGACGCGAAGTGATCCGTAACAGTTTCCCGGTGGTGACCTACGAGCCGAAGAATCCCACGATGTGGGACGATGCGTTTCCACGTTTTGAAAAGACCTGCAGCGTCTAAGCCGTAAGTTTTCGCAAGACGTTTTTTTGACGCTGACACGTGCATCGAATCGCTTCTTAGTATTTACTAGGACAATCATCCTGTCCCCTCGCTCCTGTACTCGGGGCAGAGGGGACATAGAATTCCGCACTCGTCGTAAAACCATTCCCACTTCCCACCCGCGCGAGAGAAACACCATGATCAAAGTTGGCATCGTTGGCGTCGGATTTATGAGCTGGATTCATTACCTCGCTTACCAGAAGGTGCGAGGAATGAGCATAGCCGGTTTCTGCTCGCGAGATGCCAAAAAGCAAAAGGGAGATTGGCGAGGCATCAAAGGCAACTTCGGTCCAGCCGGCGAGCAGATTGATGTTTCGAAGATGAACGTCTGTGCCACCTTGGACGAGCTATTGGCCGACGACTCGATCGACATGGTCGATATCTGCCTCCCCCCTGCCCTGCATGAGGAAGCCACGATCGCGGCGTTTAAAGCTGGCAAGCACGTCCTGGTCGAAAAGCCGATCGCCCTGAGCCCCGCCGCCGCCAAGCGGATGCAGAAAGCCGCCGAGAAGAGTGGCAAACTGCTGCTGACCGCCCATGTGCTGCCGTTCTTTGCCGAGTTCAATTTCGCCTTGGAAGCGGCCCGTAGTGGTAAGCTTGGCAAGCTACTGGGTGGGCACTTCAAGCGTTTGATCAACGACCCGACCTGGATCCCCGACTTCTACAATCTGGAGAAGGTCGGCGGTCCCTTATTGGACCTGCACATTCACGATGCCCACTTCATTCGCTTGATGTTCGGCATGCCAACCAGCGTAACCAGCAGCGGCCGCATGCGGGGAGATTGCGTCGAGTACTGCACCACGCAGTTCGGTTTCGCCAATCAAAGCTATGTGGTCACCGCCACCAGTGGCGTGCTGCATCAGGTTGCTCGCAGCTTTACGCATGGATTCGAGATCCACTACGAAGACGCCACGCTGCTGATGGACTTCGCCGTGATCGACGATGCCCCGGTGCTATCGATGCCGCTAACCGTACTGCCCAAGAAAGGGAAGTCAAAGCAACCGAAGCTCAAAGGGGGAGACCCGGTCGATTCGTTCGCCGCCGAGTTGAAGGAAGCTCAGAAGAGCATCGAAGAAGGCAAACCGTCCGACATCCTCGGTGGCGAACTGGCGGTCGATGCCCTGGTGCTTTGCCAGAAGCAGGCCGACTCCGTGGCGAAGGGGAAGACGATTCGGGTTTAGGGAAATCGCATGCTGGAAATCTTTACCGCAATCCTGGGCCTTATGATGATCGCGGCAGGCCTGGTCAATGTGGTGTGCTTCTGTCTGATCATCTACTTGATGTTTCAGGCCGAGGAGGTCATGCTACCGGTCCTATGCATAGTCATGGTCTTTTGCGGCTTGGGCGGTCTGATCGCATTCATCTTCGGCTGGGTGGACGTTGGCAAGTACGATGCCAAGAAGGTCATGCTGATTTGGACCGGCGCGATCGCTGCTCAGATCTTATTGGCATTGTTGGGGGCAGTTGTCATCCCAGAGCCGTAATTCCCGCCTCTCTTTCGCTAGAATTTGGCGAAAACGGTTTGACTGCGCACTTCCCGCAACCTAGATAGCTAAAGCCGAATGTTTCAATGGGGAGCGTTCGCTAAAAGCGCTCTTGGGGGAGAGACATTCAATGGAAGGTATCGCGCTGATTCTGTTGGGCCTTTGCTGGCTGCTCGGGGCGGTCAATATCGTCTGCTTCATTATGGTCCTCGTGAAGATGTTTTACTACGAGGACGTCGGTCTGGCCGGGCTCACGCTGCTGCTGACCTTCTGTTCAGGAGTGGGCGTCTTTCTAGGGTTCGTCGCCGGCTGGATGAACGTGGCCAAGTACGATGCAATGCGGCTGATGGGCTTCTGGACGGCGATCTCGCTTGCCCAATGCATGTTCGCAGTGGCCTACGCGTTGATTCAGTTACAGGCCGAAGGCTACTTCCACTAAATCTCACATCCCCGCCAAGATTGGTTCCTTGCCACCGAATGACTACCATCTGGTCATTCATAAGGGACATGCCATGGAATCACTTGGTCTGATGTTCGAGTTTGCAGGCTGCCTACTGGAATTGTTTTTCGAACTGCTGTTTTGGGCAATCTCCGATCGGGGTCAGCGGGGGCGCTAGCAGCATGTGAATTTGTTCCGATTGTGGGAGCTATACGACCTGGGAACGAACTTTCGCATCAGTTCTTCTTAAATCCCTAGGCAAAGCTTGCGGAAAACACTTGATTGTGGCTAACTCTTGCTGGTACAACACTTTCTTAAATGACGTTTCAGGTTGAAACGTGCTTTCGTCAGTCTAATGGGGGAGTCTACATCATGGCATTTTTGTTTCTCGGCTTAGCCGCCATCCTAGGCATCGTAAGCCTCGTCTGTTTCATCCTGATCATTGTCAAAATGTTTCAGAACGATGATTCGACACTGGGTATCATTTGCATCGTGACGATTTTCTGCGGTATTGGCGGTCTGATCGCGTTTGTGATGGGCTGGATCAACGCAGGCAAGTACAACGCCAGCCAGCTAATGCTGATCTGGACGGGGGCGATTGTCGGTAGCGTGATCCTGAACATTATCGGCTCCGCTCTAGGCGCCGGCGAATTGCCTCAATAGCCCATAAGCGGCACATATAGTCAGCCGAAGGCCGTCCCCGATCAGGGACGGCCTTTTTTTCTGTCATAATGGCAGACGCCCCTCTGACCGCCATTTCTGGCCGACGCGTAGCGAATTTATTTGCACGCAAACCGTTACACAAAAACACCTTACGGCGCGATAGACACTTTCTGGCACGCCAATTGCAAGATTGAGCCCTCACGCAATTGTTCGCGCAACAATGGCAGTCGGGCTCGGTTCAGACTAACCGTGGCACGGACAAGCCAACCGTTCATATCCCGCATCGGCGTCTCCTGGAGTCAGGAGACATAAGCCCCTAGTTTTCTGGAGGAAGGCATTCACATGGCAACGGCTACGAAAAAGAAGGCTTCGAGCACCAAGCAGCGTTTGCAGCCCCTGGGCGATCGCGTTGTCGTTCGTCGCGACGAGCTGGAAGAAAAGACCTCGGGCGGGATCTTCCTGCCAGAAACGGCCAAGAACAAGCCATCGCGTGGCGTGGTCGTGAGCGTAGGCAGCGGTCGTCTGCTGGACGATGGCAGCCGCAGCCCGCTGCAAGTCAAAGAAGGGGACAAAGTCGTTTTCAGCATGTACGCCGGTAGCGACACTTTCACCGTCGGCGACGACGAAGTCATCCTGCTTCGAGAAGACGACATTTTGGCCGTCATCGAAGGCTAGAAGTCGCCTCTTAGGCATTCATTCTCGTATACAATCTCAGACGAATCGAAACATTTAGGAGAAACCATCGATGGCAAAGATCATCGCCTTTGATCAGGAAGCACGCGAAGCCATCCGTCGCGGCGTATCCAAGTTGGCGAAAGCCGTCAAAACGACCCTCGGCCCCAAGGGTCGTAACGTCATCATCCAGAAATCCTTCGGCAGCCCGACCGTCACCAAGGACGGCGTAACCGTGGCCAAGGAAATCGAACTGGAAGACGTCTACGAAAACATGGGCGCCCAGATGGTTCGTGAAGTTGCCAGCAAGACGAGCGACGTCGCTGGTGACGGTACGACGACCGCCACGCTGATGGCAGAAGCGATCTTCAACGAAGGTTTGAAGGCCGTGGTTGCCGGCGTGAACCCGATTCAAATGAAGGCCGGTATCGAAAAGGCCGTCAACGCCATCACCGCCGAACTGAACGGCATGTCGATTCCGATCAAGAAGAAGGAAGAGATGGCCAACGTGGGTGCCATCGCTTCGAACAACGATCGCGAAATCGGCGAGCTGCTGGCCGACGCCATGGAAAAGGTCGGTAAGGACGGCGTCATCACCGTCGACGAAGGCAAGTCGCTTGCCACCGAAGTCGAATGGGTGGAAGGGATGCAGTTCGATCGCGGTTATCTCTCCCCTTACTTCGTCACCAACCCGACCAGCATGCAGGTCGAATTGGAAGACGCCTACGTTCTGGTCTTTGAAAAGAAGATCAGTAACATCAAGGATCTGGTTCCGGTTCTGGAAGCGGTCGTTCAGCAGAGCAAGCCTCTGTTGATCATCGCCGAAGACGTCGACGGCGAAGCTTTGGCAACGCTGGTCATCAACCGTCTGCGTGGCACGTTCGTTTGTGCCGCCGTCAAGGCTCCTGGCTACGGCGACCGCCGCAAGGCCATGATGGAAGACATTGCCATCCTGACCGGTGGTACGGCCATCTTCGAAAGCCTGGGCATCAAGCTGGAAAACCTCGGTCTGGCCGAACTCGGTCGTGCCAAGAAGGTGATCATCGACAAGGACAACACGACGATCATCGAAGGTGCCGGCGATACCCAGAACATCAAGGATCGCATCGCTCAGATCCGTCGCGAAATCGACAACTCGACCAGCGACTACGACAAGGAAAAGCTGGAAGAACGTCTGGCGAAGCTCGCCGGCGGCGTCGCTAAGGTTAACGTCGGTGCGGCGACCGAAAGCGAAATGAAGGAAAAGAAGGCCCGCGTCGAAGACGCCCTGCACGCGACCCGTGCCGCTGCCGCGGAAGGCATTCTGCCAGGTGGTGGCGTGGCTCTGCTGCGTGCTTCGTCGAAGGTCAAGCCAGACGGCTTGTCGCACGATGAAGAAATCGGCTTCAACATCGTCATCCGCGCTTGCCGTGCTCCGATCACCACGATCGCCGCCAACGCTGGTAAGGATGGCAGCATCATCTGCGAAAAGATCTTGGACTCGAAGGGCAACCAGGGCTACAACGCTCTGACCGACACCTACGAAGACCTGGTCAAGTCAGGCGTCATCGACCCAGCCAAGGTCACCAAGACCGCCCTGGCCAACGCCGCTTCGGTCGCCACCTTGCTGCTGACCAGCGATGCTTTGATCGCTGAGAAGCCAAAGGCCGACAAGAAGGGTGGCCACAGCCACGACGACATGTACTAAACCGACTTTAGTACCGCACGAAATAGAAAAGCCCGCCGAGGAGCAATCTTCGGCGGGCTTTTTTTAAACCCAGAATCACATGAGCGTAAAGGGTTTCGGGCTTGTGCGAACCCATTTGGGTATCGTTCCCGACGGTTGCTTTCACAGACTTACCACGTCATTGTTAGCAAAAGTGTCGTAATAGCGGCTTGGTTAGGATATCACGCTTATCTATTTAGTTTCTCTATCTCAACTTGAAGATGAGCGATGTTCAATCCACCTAAACTAACCTCAAGCTTTTCAAGAGCTTGAAAACTCTGATCGCTAATGCCACCATTTGCATTCTTCGGTTGGGTACTGAGGATGTGAGCCGCTAGGATCGAACGGATATTTGATTTACGTTCTTCCTGGTTAACACTCGCATCAACCGCTCGAAAGTTGGGTAGTTGCCATAGCTGGTTCAATCTCTGCTTTTCCGTGCTGTCAAGCCGAGAAAGACGATCGACCAGCATCACTCGGCTTTCATTCCTAGCGCGAAGGAAAGGGATAATAGCCTGAAGTCCCTCTGTGATGTTACGATTACCCGCGTTGCTTCCGTTGCCGACGATGTCGTTGAACACGTTTGAGTACGGTGACAAGGTTCCTCCTTGTCCGAACAGGGTGGCGTTTTCTCGTGCTCGAACTCCAGTAAATCGGTTTTCTACATCGTTCATTTGGTTTCTGATTTGCTGGTCCTTGGCCTGCACCTGGGTATGCATCTGGATGCTTTCCTGCTGCAGTTTGTGAAGTTCTGGAGCCATTTCCTGGGCTAACCCATTGCGGAACACCTGCCCGCGATGCGTGTTGGCGTACCGCTCCACAGTGTCTTGTAGTCTGGCGTCTCTATCTGCTTGGTTGTTAGTAAGAGCGTTATAGACCTCTCCCGCTGCCTGGAAAAAATTATGGGGCAGGTCCAATTGATTCCTCTTATGTTCCAGAAAGACGCAGAGCCCCAAAAGATTGGGAAATGCTGAGTCACGGCCGGCTTGTGCCCCTTGGTCGCCTGAACAATATTTCAATACATCCTTTTGCTCGTTGCTCAATCCGTTGAGTTCGTTATCAAACCGCGCGAGGGCATTGCGTACAGGTACTGGCAAGGCTTGATTATTATTGTTGACGCTGCCTAAGAAATCGCGCAAGTCAGCATGTGCTCGGTCGAGGGGGGCGGATTGTTCGAATATCCTGCCTATTGCGTTACTCTTGATGCTTGCTACTTCATTGCTTTGATCTCTTTGATGCTCTCGATAATCCATCCACAAATTTTCTAGCTGAGACTCAAGTTTTTCGTGCTGTCTTATCAAACGATTCGATCCCGCAAAAGCGGTCGGACCCAACTGGGGTAACCTCGGATCTTCTCGAAGGTTCATCAGGATGTTGACGTTGCTGTTGCCAGCTTCAAAGAGAATCTCTTTGATTGCTTTCGCGACATTCTCTTTGTCTGCGGAATCACCGTCATTGAAAGCGGCAACCATGGCGTCTCTCGCGGCAGAGATTTCATCCAAGGGTGAACCTTGTGCAATCATGCCAAGAATCGCTGCGCGTGCCATTTTCTTCTGCGTATCAGTCGTCCCCCCTGCCCGTTTGAAATCGAACAAGTTGTTAACCGTCTCGGCATCATTCTGCAGGTAACATTGGTTAAGTCGATCAAGTGATCGCGCAGTGGGCATGCTATAGCCATTCAGGATTAGTGCCACTTCCTTGTACTTCTTTGCCCGTTTCCCTGCGTCTTTACTCAGTTGGAATTGGGAGACGGAAGGTGACGGCAATGGGGTATCGAGCGACGGTGCAGAAGCATTTTGTGGTAGCGTTCCATGACGGTTTGCCTGGTTATTACCAAGGCCATTCATGTTAAGGTTGCTGCTGGCCGGGCCGTTCCCATTCAGGTTGTCGCTATTGAGATCGATCGTGTCGTCGACGCTCTTATGCTCGTTGCTGTTCGAGAGGAGAGAAATGCTCGCCCCATTTCCATTGGGGTCGGTGGTGGCGTTCACACTCAAATTCTGAGTGGATGGTGCAACAAAATCGCTGCCGGTGGGCATGTCGTCATTGTTTGACGCCAAGTTGGTGGCGACGTCGTTGGCATCGACTTGGAGAGAACCTTGTGGAGAACCCATGGATTGCATCGGCGTCTGGCTCTGATGATCATCCAGCGGGGACATGTCCCAATCACTCGCGTTGAGATCGCATCCCACGTCGTCAAGATCGTCAACCTCCGATTGGGGCAAGGATATGTAAGTCGAATTATTCTTTACGTCGTCGTTAAAAAAATGGGACATGCTGGCTACCGTTTTGATATAGGAATGGCAATGCTGCCGAAGATATTGAGTGACTAAACAAAGGAACCAAGGGGAAGCATGCTTGCTTGCTCGTGGTTATTGGCTTCGTCTTGACAGAACCCTCTTCCGATCCGCTGAATTTGTTCGCGAAGCTCCAGGGCGCACTCGGCAAAGACCCCCAGTTCTTCGAGAAAGCGCTGGGCATTGAGATACTGCGTTGGCAGTGGTCCGCGAAGGGAAATCGCTTGCGTATTGCTACACCAGACAAGATGGTGAAGCCGGCCAAGCCGATCGACGTTGTCCTTTCGCAGCATAAATCGGGCAGCCGATTCGAACTCGCCTTGGAGGTGCCCGATTCGGGCGACGATGCATCCCATGGGCAGGTCTTCTTGAAACTCGACCGTTATTTCAAGGTCTCGCTTGTAACGCATCGCCAAGAATCTTTCGTCAACGACTGAAAGATTTAGCCGATACTGACAACGCATCTCTTCTACAAGTTGATCGATTTGAGCAGTCATATTATGATGAATTTTATGAATATTTATACAAAGTTATTCACTACAATGGGATTCACACTCGCCTTGGAACAGTACGACTTCATCTCTCCCCCGGCAGCATCGCCACTTGGTAAGCGGCATAGAT
This genomic interval carries:
- a CDS encoding rhamnulokinase, which encodes MSNKTYLAVDLGASSGRVLGGRFDGTKLELEEVHRFENGPVAFAGHLHWDLLKLWQNIKDGLTAAGTKFGRDISSIGVDTWGVDFALLGRNDELLGNPYHYRDPRTNGIFERAFAKVSREAIFAETGLQFMEINTLYQLIAMREANSSILDAAQRFLMMPDMFHWLLTGEKGNELTNATTTQLFNPVTKEWSQKLIDGFDLPGHIFGDIVDPGTVVGPLRETVLEQIGLSGTKVVRPGTHDTASAVVAVPAKSSPGQMPNWCYISSGTWSLMGVETPHPIINKQCAEFNYTNEGGVYGTTRLLKNIAGLWLVQECRRIWKQGGHEYGYSDLVRMSQEATPLASFVNPDHPDFAAPQDMPAQLRDFCKRTGQIVPEADGAVIRCVLESLAMRYRVVHRKLQDLTGTQIDTIHIVGGGTQNQLLCQMAADACNCQVVAGPVEATAIGNLMLQAVASGDIGSLAEGREVIRNSFPVVTYEPKNPTMWDDAFPRFEKTCSV
- a CDS encoding co-chaperone GroES — its product is MATATKKKASSTKQRLQPLGDRVVVRRDELEEKTSGGIFLPETAKNKPSRGVVVSVGSGRLLDDGSRSPLQVKEGDKVVFSMYAGSDTFTVGDDEVILLREDDILAVIEG
- a CDS encoding Gfo/Idh/MocA family protein, whose translation is MIKVGIVGVGFMSWIHYLAYQKVRGMSIAGFCSRDAKKQKGDWRGIKGNFGPAGEQIDVSKMNVCATLDELLADDSIDMVDICLPPALHEEATIAAFKAGKHVLVEKPIALSPAAAKRMQKAAEKSGKLLLTAHVLPFFAEFNFALEAARSGKLGKLLGGHFKRLINDPTWIPDFYNLEKVGGPLLDLHIHDAHFIRLMFGMPTSVTSSGRMRGDCVEYCTTQFGFANQSYVVTATSGVLHQVARSFTHGFEIHYEDATLLMDFAVIDDAPVLSMPLTVLPKKGKSKQPKLKGGDPVDSFAAELKEAQKSIEEGKPSDILGGELAVDALVLCQKQADSVAKGKTIRV
- the groL gene encoding chaperonin GroEL (60 kDa chaperone family; promotes refolding of misfolded polypeptides especially under stressful conditions; forms two stacked rings of heptamers to form a barrel-shaped 14mer; ends can be capped by GroES; misfolded proteins enter the barrel where they are refolded when GroES binds) translates to MAKIIAFDQEAREAIRRGVSKLAKAVKTTLGPKGRNVIIQKSFGSPTVTKDGVTVAKEIELEDVYENMGAQMVREVASKTSDVAGDGTTTATLMAEAIFNEGLKAVVAGVNPIQMKAGIEKAVNAITAELNGMSIPIKKKEEMANVGAIASNNDREIGELLADAMEKVGKDGVITVDEGKSLATEVEWVEGMQFDRGYLSPYFVTNPTSMQVELEDAYVLVFEKKISNIKDLVPVLEAVVQQSKPLLIIAEDVDGEALATLVINRLRGTFVCAAVKAPGYGDRRKAMMEDIAILTGGTAIFESLGIKLENLGLAELGRAKKVIIDKDNTTIIEGAGDTQNIKDRIAQIRREIDNSTSDYDKEKLEERLAKLAGGVAKVNVGAATESEMKEKKARVEDALHATRAAAAEGILPGGGVALLRASSKVKPDGLSHDEEIGFNIVIRACRAPITTIAANAGKDGSIICEKILDSKGNQGYNALTDTYEDLVKSGVIDPAKVTKTALANAASVATLLLTSDALIAEKPKADKKGGHSHDDMY